The sequence below is a genomic window from Gammaproteobacteria bacterium.
TCGAGGTTAAAGCCGGTTCCAGCCAGGGTGGCAACGCGGTCAACGAGGGCAGCCACCATCCGGAACGCAGCGGCGCGGTGCGTTCCTACAAACCGACCGCACATCGCCATCTCGGCGAAATTCAGCAGGAACTGGGCGCCGATAACATTCATTTCTCCGCCACCTCGATCGAGATGGTACGTGGCATCCTGGCGACCTGTCATGTCTTCCTGAACCAGGATCTGCAGGAAAAGGATATCTGGAAGATATACCGCGGCGCCTACGGCGACGAACCCTTTATTCGTATCGTCAAGGAACGCAGCGGTATTCACCGATACCCGGAACCGAAAATTCTCGCCGGCAGCAATTACTGCGACATCGGCTTTGAACGTGATCCTCAAAGTAATCGGCTGGTGGTCATCAGCGCGCTGGATAACCTCGTCAAAGGCGCGGCCGGCCAGGCAGTACAGGCATTCAACATTGCGCAGGGATTCGACGAGACCACGGGCCTCGAATTTCCTGGATTGCACCCCTGAATTCGAACCGTCATGTGCCGCATCCTCTACGTACGGGCCGAGACGCCATTTCAAATTGCCGATATGCTCACGCCGTTCGCGGGACTATCGCGCACTAGTCGAGAATTCCAGGGGCACGGCTGGGGTTGCGCCTGGTGGGAACAGGATGGCTGGCATCAACACCACGACATTCGCCCGGTCTGGGAAGACGACCTGGCGCAATTCGGCAGCACCCGCCTGTTGCTGGCACATGCCCGCAGCGCGTTTCGCGATGAGGGTATCGTCATCGAAAATAACATGCCCTTCTCGGATGGCGAATCGGTTTTCATTTTCAATGGTGAGCTGCGTGGCGTTCGCATCAAGTCTGACGGCCGCATCGGCGCTGAAAAAATCTTTAACTATATCCGTCGCTTCGATAAGGGCGACAAATGTGCCGCTACCGCCAGGGCCGTCGAAATCATCAACAAGCGCAGTGCCTACGTGCGCGCGATGAATATCATCCTCTCTGATGGAGAACAATCGTGCCTGTCTACCAGTTACAGCGAAGATCCCGATTATTTCCAGATGTACCAAAAACATGACGGCAACCTGCACCTGGTATGCTCGCAACCTTTTCCGGGTGACCAGGACTGGACCCGAATCGATAACAACACGACAACCGAACTATGATGCTGATAAAAATTGGTGGCGGCGAGCAGATCAACCTCAAAGCCGCGATTGCAGACCTGGCGACACTGGAGCAGCCATTTATTATCGTGCACGGCGCCAATGTATTACGTGACCGGCTGGCGCAACAGCTGGGCATGGATAAAACCGTGCTGACCTCGGTCTCGGGTTATGCCAGTGTTTTTTCCGATCAAAACGCTATCGATGTCATCATGATGAGCTACTCGGGTCTGCGCAACAAGCAGATCGTCGAACTGTGTCAAAGCAATCAAATCAACGCAGTGGGCCTGACCGGTCTCGATGGTCGCCTGGTTCAGGGCGAGCGTAACAAGGGTATCCGGGTGCGCGAAAATGGTAAAACCCTGATCAAGCGGGACCTTTCGGGTAAGCCCCGCGCCATCAATACCGAATTAATGCAACTACT
It includes:
- the argC gene encoding N-acetyl-gamma-glutamyl-phosphate reductase — encoded protein: MIKVSIVGASGYTGGDLLRILLFHTQVEIQQVTSERHAGKLVSSVHPNLRKICKHKFIPIAELEPCDVLFLGLPHGQMMNRLGEFENLAETLIDLSADFRLRDSSAFEKWYGKAHDCPQKLADFVYGIPELHRAEMKDARRISGAGCNATATILALHPLYQAGVVESAVVEVKAGSSQGGNAVNEGSHHPERSGAVRSYKPTAHRHLGEIQQELGADNIHFSATSIEMVRGILATCHVFLNQDLQEKDIWKIYRGAYGDEPFIRIVKERSGIHRYPEPKILAGSNYCDIGFERDPQSNRLVVISALDNLVKGAAGQAVQAFNIAQGFDETTGLEFPGLHP
- a CDS encoding class II glutamine amidotransferase, which gives rise to MCRILYVRAETPFQIADMLTPFAGLSRTSREFQGHGWGCAWWEQDGWHQHHDIRPVWEDDLAQFGSTRLLLAHARSAFRDEGIVIENNMPFSDGESVFIFNGELRGVRIKSDGRIGAEKIFNYIRRFDKGDKCAATARAVEIINKRSAYVRAMNIILSDGEQSCLSTSYSEDPDYFQMYQKHDGNLHLVCSQPFPGDQDWTRIDNNTTTEL
- a CDS encoding [LysW]-aminoadipate kinase — encoded protein: MMLIKIGGGEQINLKAAIADLATLEQPFIIVHGANVLRDRLAQQLGMDKTVLTSVSGYASVFSDQNAIDVIMMSYSGLRNKQIVELCQSNQINAVGLTGLDGRLVQGERNKGIRVRENGKTLIKRDLSGKPRAINTELMQLLLDNGYCPVLTIPIVDENGFAINSENDDIVVKLANALDIDTVIQLIEAPGFLDDPNDESTLVTRMSISELQQREAGVEGRIKRKLLALSRLCEEGKTTVIIADGRSDQPIISALDGAGTHIYD